The following DNA comes from Buttiauxella agrestis.
CAACTATAACGAAACGCTGAGCTATCCGAACACCTTTGACCAGACGCTATACGCAAGCGTTGAGCAGGCGTTCAATATGGGCGCGGTGGCGGTCGGCGCGACCATTTATTTCGGTTCGCCAGAATCTCGCCGCCAGATTGAAGAGATCTCGGTTGCGTTTGAGCGTGCGCATGAACTCGGCCTGGTGACGGTGCTCTGGGCGTATCTGCGTAATCCCGACTTCAAAAAAGATGGCGTGGATTACCACGTTAGTGCTGATCTTACCGGGCAGGCGAACTATCTGGCAGCGACCATTGGCGCGGATATCGTGAAGCAGAAAATGGCCGAAAATAACGGCGGCTACAAGGCGGTGAACTTTGGTTACACCGATGACCGTGTGTACACCAAACTGACCAGCGATAACCCAATCGATCTGGTGCGTTACCAACTGGCGAACTGCTATATGGGCCGCGCCGGGCTGATAAACTCCGGCGGGGCTGCGGGTGGTGAGACTGACCTGACGGACGCGGTCCGCACTGCGGTCATTAACAAACGCGCGGGCGGCATGGGGCTGATTCTGGGGCGCAAAGCCTTTAAGAAATCCATGTCTGAGGGCGTGAAGTTAATTAATGCGGTTCAGGATGTTTATCTGGATGGGAAGGTGGGGATAGCGTGATTGCTCGCTTGCCCGGCTCGGTGATGCTCTGTTCACCGGAACGTATAAGGTTATGGAAGTGTGGTGAATTTCCGTTCACCTTTGCGAACTGTGTTCCTACATATACCTGTTCACGGTGAACGTGCCATGGGGATTACGACATCCCCCTGGCGACCCCGTCGCCCGGCAAGTCAATCGCCGCTTACGCGGTAAACACCGTTTTTCACCCAACATTCGCGGTCGTTCGCGATTCGCTCCCGGCGATCGCTCTCTCACGTGGTTCCCGACCACGTGACCACGACTGAAGGGTAAAAACCGGCGCGATTGAAGCCGGGAATAAGGGCAACGTCAAAAGCTAAAGTCAAAAGACTGGCTGGTTTGGGTTTTGACCTTAGTCCCGGTAAAAATTGCCCCAGCGTTACCCATAAGTCAGGGTTGAGCTGCCGTCCGCCGTGAAAGTGAGCGGGCGCCGGGGTTGCCAGGGGGCTGGCGTGAGCCACCTGGCACGTTCACAGTTCACCGATAAATGAGGGATCGAATAACGTTCGGGTGAACGGAAAATCACCGCTCCGCCATAGGCATCCCCCCGTTATCTCCGTCACAATTCCATAACATTTTGTGAAAAACATCACTTTCCCCTGTGCAGATGTCCAAAAAATCACCTCTATTTAGGCACCTTTGAACGAGGCGAAGGTGCTTTTTTACGCATACAGTAGATGGTGAAACGCTGTTTTAAAATCACAAAAGGACACTAACAGCCGTGAAAATTGAATCTGTAAACGTCACCGTTTTTACTTACCCAACCCGCCGTGTTTCTGACAGCGCAGGTCACTCGCACCCAGGCCCTGAGAGCCTGGCAAAAATGGCGATGCTCACGATCACTACCGACGAAGGGGATTGCGGGTATTCTTTCGCGCCGCCAGAAGTGGTGCGCCCTTATGTGGTCAATGCGTTTTTCCGCAAAGTGTTGGTCGGGCAAGATCCGTTTAACCGCGAGCGCATCTGGCAAGATCTGGTGCACTGGCAGCGTGGCAGCGCCCATCAACTCACCGAACGTGCGCTGTCGTTTGTCGAACAGGCGCTGTGGGATTTGATTGGCCGCAAACTGAAAGTCCCGGTCTACAAATTGCTCGGCGGATTCCGTGACAAAGTCCCGGCCTACGGCAGCACCATGTGCGGTGACGAACTGGAAGGCGGGTTATCCACGCCAGACGAATTTGGCCAGTTCGCTGAAAAACTGGTCGCCCGTGGCTACAAAGCCATAAAACTCCACACCTGGATGCCGCCTGTTGCATTCGCGCCAGACCCAAAAATGGACGTCAAAGCCTGCGCCGCCGTGCGCGAAGCCGTTGGCCCGGATATCGATTTAATGCTCGACGGCTACCACTGGTATAGCCGCAGCCAGGCGCTGTACATCGGCAAGGCACTGGAAAAACTCAACTTCGCGTGGTTTGAAGAGCCGATGGAAGAAGAGAGCATGGCGTCTTACGTCTGGCTTTCAGAGAACCTGTCGATTGATGTTGTCGGGCCAGAAAGTCTTGGTGGCAAGCACCACAGCCGCGCCGATTGGGTGAAGGCAGGTGCCTGCGACATTCTGCGCGCCGGGGCCAATGGCGTCGGCGGGATTGCGCCAACCATGAAAGTGGCGGCACTTGCGGAATCCTTCGGCATGGATTGCGAAGTTCACGGCAACGGTGCGGCAAGCCTCGCCGTGGTGGGTGCGATTCGTAACTGCCGCTGGTACGAGCGTGGTTTACTGCATCCGTTCCTCGAATACGATGAGCCAGCCGCCTACCTCAACAGCATCGTAGACCCGATGGATGCTGACGGTTTTGTGCATTTGCCACAGCGTCCGGGCCTGGGTGAAGACATCAATTTTGAATATATCGAGATGAACGCCGTTAGCCGCGATTAACCCGCGCAAAAAATAATAATCCCGGCGCGAAAGACGCCGGGGAATACTGACCCTACAAAAACGGTATCTATCATGAATCGAAGCTCCCGGCTGGGGGCGTGGCTTCTCACGCTCCTGTTCATGCTCGGCAGCGGTTCAGCGGTGGCAAAAACGCCGCCTGACCAGCTGATTATCGGCATGAATATGAATAACCTGCTCACGCTTGACCCGGCCGCGATGACCGGCAATGAAGTGGTGGGGCTGGTGGTAAACCTTTATGACTCGCTGGTGGAATTAGATCCGGCAAAACTCACGAACGTGCGCCCGGCACTGGCGAAATCCTGGGAGATTTCACCAGACGGTAATCGCCTGACCTTCCACCTGCGCGACGGGGTGAAATTCCACTCTGGCAACGTACTCTCCGCAGACGACGTGGTGTGGTCGATGCGCCGCGTGCTGCACCTAAACCTGGCGCAGGCATCGGTGTGGAAATCCTACGGCTTTAGCAAAAAGAACGTCGATGAGCATGTGAAAGCTCTTGATGCTTCAACGGTGGAAATCACGCTGCCGAAAGCCAACGACCCGCAACTGGTGATTTACTCGCTGGCCGCCCTCGGTAGCGTGGTGGTGCTGGACAGCAAAACGGTCGAGCAGCATGTGCAAAACGACGACTGGGGCAATCGCTGGCTGACGACCAACGAAGCCGGTTCCGGCCCGTTCAGCCTCGAAGTGTGGCAGGCGAAAGACGTGCTGCGCATGAAGCGCAACCCGGATTACTGGCGCGGTGAACCGAAACTGGCACGCGTGGTGTTCCGCCACTTCCAGGAATCGCAAACCCTGCGCCTGATGATTGCCAAAGGCGATTTAGATATTGCCAGCAATATGGCGGTTTCGGACGTTAACGCCCTGCGTAAAGATCCGGAATTGACGGTCGATGCGGTGAAAAAGGGCACCATTTATTACGTCGCCATGAGCATGAAAGAGCCGCATTTTGCCAACCCGAAAGTGCGCGAAGCGGTGCGCTATCTGATCGATTATCAGGGCATTAACAAAGCGCTGATGCCGGGCTATGGCGTGCTGCACCAGCGCCCAATCCAGTCTGGAATGCCTGCCACCTTGCCCAATCCTGGTTACGCGCTGGATATTCCCCGTGCGAAAAAACTGCTGGCCGAAGCGGGTTATCCGGATGGATTCGATACCACCTTGCGCGTGCTGGCGGATCAGCCGTTCCTGAACATCGCCATTGCGGTGCAGTCCACGCTGATGCAGGCGGGGATCAACGCCAAAATTGTCACCGGAACCGGCAACCAGATTTACGGCGCGATGCGCGAGCGTAAGTTCGACATGCTGGTCGGGCGCGGCGGCAGCGGTGTGGAACCACATCCCCACTCCAGCCTGCGATCGCTGGTCTATAACCCGGACAACAGCGACGCGGCGCGTTTGACCAACTTCCAGGGCTGGCGCACCAGCTTCTACGACAAACAAATTAATCAGCAAATCGACCAGGCGCTGGTCGAGCGCGACCCGGCAAAGCAGCTCGAGGAATATCAGGCCATTCAGACGCGTTATGACGAGCTGATCCCGGCGTTGCTGCCGCTTTCGCAAATGGTGGACTCGGTAGTGGTGCGCAACGAAGTGCAGAACTACCAGCCGCACCCGTCGGCCACCACTTTCCTGCGCGATGTTTATAAAACGCAAACCGCTGAGAATGGGGAGAACAAAGGATGAGCATGATTTTGCTGGCACCGGGCGGCCGCGCCCGGCGTTTTTCAAAGCGCTTAACTCAGGTGTTGATCACCTTGTTTGGGCTGCTGTTGCTGACCTTTTTCATTGGCCGCGTGATGCCTATCGACCCGGTGCTGGCGATAGTCGGCCCGGATGCCGACCAAAGCACCTATCAGCAGGTTTATCACCAACTCGGCTTTGATCAATCTTTGGCAACGCAGTTCTGGATTTACCTCGGCGGCCTGCTGCATGGCGATTTAGGCAACGCGCTGCTGACCGGGAAACCGGTGGTGGATGACATTCTGCGCGTCTTCCCGGCGACGCTGGAACTGGCGACAGTGGCGATTATCGTCGGTGCGGGCCTTGGTATTCCACTAGGCGTTTGGGCGGCGGCGCGTCGCAACAGCGTGGTGGATTACGCAGTGCGAATTATCAGCCTCGCCGGTTATTCGACGCCGATCTTCTGGGTCGGGATGATGGGATTGCTGCTGTTTTACGCCTGGCTGGGTTGGGTGGGTGGCGCAGGGCGCATTGATTTAGGGCTGGATGGCGTGGTGCCGCGCCGCAGCGGTTTGCTGCTGGTGGATGCTCTTCTTGCCGGAAACAGCGCGGTGTTTTTCAACGCGCTAAATCACCTGATTCTGCCAGCCTCGCTGCTCGGCTTCCATTCGATGGCCTACATCAGCCGTATGACGCGCAGCTTTATGCTGGCGCAGCTGTCGCAGGAATTCATTATTACCGCGCGGGTAAAAGGGCTGACAGAGCGCCAGGTTATCTGGAACCACGCGTTCCGAAACATTCTGGTGCAACTGCTGACGGTAGTCGCGCTGGCGTACGGTTCGCTGCTCGAAGGCGCTGTGTTAATTGAAACCGTATTCTCGTGGCCGGGCTTTGGTTCTTATTTAACGGGCAGTTTGCTGCTCGGCGATATGAATGCGGTGATGGGCTGTGTGCTGGTGGTCGGGGTGATCTTCGTGTTGCTCAATCTGCTGTCCGACATGCTTTACCAACTCTTTGATCCGAGGACAAAATCATGACGGTTTCCTTTGGAACGCCTCAACTGACGGCTGCGGACGAGCGCTCGCTGCGCGTTAAACGTGCAGGTCTTCGCGCGGTTGGGTTTATCGGCAAAATGGCGCGTAACCCCCTGACCGCCATTGGCGGGGGGATTGTCTTCTTGCTGCTGATGGTGGCGATTTTCGCGCCATGGATAGCGCCGTATAACCCGCTGGTGCAGGATCTCAACCGCGCGCTGACGGCACCCAACGCGACGCACTGGTTTGGCACCGACGAATTTGGTCGCGATATCTTCAGCCGCCTGGTTTATGGCTCGCGCATTACGCTCTACATCGTGCTGCTGGTGTCAGTCACCGTTGGCCCGCTGGGTTTACTGCTCGGTGTGACCGCCGGATATTTTGGCGGCAAAGTCGATATGGTTCTGATGCGCATTACCGATATCTTCATCTCGTTCCCAAGCCTGGTGCTGGCGCTGGCGTTTGTGGCGGCACTCGGCCCCGGCCTTGAGCATGTGGTGATCGCGATTACGCTGACCGCGTGGCCGCCGATTGCCCGCCTGGCGCGTGCGGAAACGCTCTCGTTACGGCAGGCTGATTTTATCTCTGCGGTCCGCCTGCAAGGGGCTTCGCCGGTGCGTGTGCTATGGCGCCACATTGTGCCGCTGTGCATGCCGTCGGTCATTATCCGCATCACCATGAATATGGCGGGCATCATTCTGACTGCCGCAGGTTTGGGCTTCCTGGGCCTTGGCGCACAGCCGCCAGAGCCAGAGTGGGGCGCGATGATTTCCAGCGGGCGCACTTACATGATGGAGTGCTGGTGGGTAGTAACGATTCCGGGGCTGGCGATTTTAATCAACAGTCTGGCATTCAACTTCTTGGGAGATGGCTTACGTGACATCCTCGATCCTCGCAGCGAATAACTCGCCGCAACTGCTTGATGTACGCGACCTGAACGTGACGTTTGTGAACGGTCGCCAGCAAACCCACGCGGTGCGTGGCGTTTCATTCCAGCTTGGGCGTGAAAAGCTGGCGATTGTCGGCGAGTCAGGCTCCGGGAAATCCACCGTGGGGCGTGCGCTGTTGCAGCTTCATCCTAAAAAAGCGCAGATCACCGCCGATCGTATGCAGTTTGGCGACGTTGACCTGCTCAATGCCACGGATGCGCAAATGCGAAATGTGCGCGGCAAACGTATTTCTATGATTATGCAGGACCCGAAATACTCGCTAAACCCTGTGATGTGCGTCGGGGATCAAATTGCGGAAGCGTGGCTGACGCACCATCGCGTCGGGCATAAAGAAGCGAAGCAAAAGGTGCTGGAAATGCTGGAAGTGGTGCGTATTCGCCAGCCGGAACGCGTCTATAACCTCTATCCGCACGAAGTTTCTGGCGGCCAGGGCCAGCGCATCATGATTGCTATGATGTTGATTACCGACCCGGAAATGGTGATTGCCGACGAACCGACTTCCGCGCTCGATGTTTCAGTGCGTTTGCAGGTGCTGGCGCTGCTGGATGATTTAGTGCAATCGCGTGGGCTGGGGCTGATTTTCATCAGCCACGACATCAACCTGGTGCGCAGTTTCTGCGACCGCGTGCTGGTGATGTATGCCGGGCGGGTAGTGGAATCTATCGCCGCAAAAGATTTGGACAACGCGCAGCATCCGTACACGCAGGGGCTTATCAGCGCTTTGCCGGATATGGACAAACGTCGTGCGCATCTGCCGGTTCTGCAACGTCAGGCCAGTTGGCTAACCCAATAAGGAGCAACGAATGTCATCCATGATTGAAGTCAGCCAGCTCAATTTAACCTTTGGCGAAGGGGCGAAAACCAACCAGGTGCTGTTTGATGTGAATTTTAACGTTGGGCGCGGTGAGATTTTTGGCCTGGTGGGGGAGTCGGGCTCCGGGAAAACGACGGTGCTGAAATGCCTGGCGGGATTGTTTACCCACTGGCAGGGAAAACTGGTAATTGATGGGACGGAACTCGAGCACAAAATCAGCCGCGAACGGTGCCGCATGGTGCAAATGGTATTTCAGGATCCCTACGGTTCGCTCCATCCGCGCCATACCATCGGCGACATTCTGGAAGAACCGCTGCAAATTCATGGCTTCACCGACCGCGACCGCCGCATCAACATGATGCTCGATAAAGTCGGCCTGAACCGTGCGTTTCGCAGCCGTTATCCGCATCAACTTTCCGGCGGGCAGCGCCAGCGTGTGGCGATTGCGCGTGCGCTGATACTTGAACCGGAAGTGCTGCTGCTTGATGAACCTACTTCAGCATTGGATGTTTCGGTGCAGGCAGAAATTCTCAATTTACTTTCGGATTTACAGCAGGAATCGAAACTCACCTATTTAATGGTCACGCACGATTTAGGCGTGATTGCACATTTATGCCATCGCGTCGGTGTAATGCAACACGGGAAGATTCTTGAGTCACTCAGTACCGATAATTTAATTAGCGGTGCGGCGCAAAATCCTTATACCCAAATGCTGGTGAATGCCAGTCGGCAATATAGCCGGGAGATGGCAAGTCAGGTAGCGAAGTTCTAAGCCCCCTGACATAACAACCTGCCCGCGCGGGCTAACCTAACAGCGGGCAGTTTGGCGGCAGGCGGCAACTGAGCGCATTGGGATGGATATCAATGCGGAATTTCTGGCTGGTCAGCGGCTCGCCATCAAGGTTAAAAGTAATGTCGTGCGGGGCGGTTATCTCGAACCAGGATGAACGCCCATCAATAATATTGGGGTTGTCGTCTGGTTGCGTCAGCGTTTTAAAAATTGCCGGCAGCAACTCTTCGCCAGTAAAAATACGCAACTCTAATAAACCATCATTAATCAATGCCTGCGGGCAAAGCTCCTGCCCACCGCCCGCCTGGCGGCCATTGCCGATACCAATCACCAGCGCGTCGCCTTGCCATTCAAAATTTTCACCCCGGATTTCGCAGCGATCCGGCTTGAGTGTGTCGAGGCGAATCAGTCCGTGAACAAAATAGGCAATTCCACCCAATGCAGCTTTCAGTTTTTCCGGTGTTTCGGTCGTAATACGCGTCCCGAAACCGCCCGTCGCCATATTGATAAAGAACGCGGATTCGTTGACCTGCACCAAATCGATATCCACTCCTTTACCGACAATCGCTAATTGCAAAGCTTTGTCGAGATCCTGAGGAATGCCGACGCTGGTCGCAAAATCGTTGGCGGTGCCTAGCGGGAGAATCCCTAACACCGGGCGGCGTTCAGGAGCAAGTTGTGCCAGCGCGGTCGCCACTTCGTTTATCGTGCCGTCTCCGCCGCCCGCAATGACGGTATCGACACCCAAACTGGATGCTTCTTTAACGTAACGAATCGCGTCGCCTTGTTCCCAGGTAACGCGGATGTGTAACGTGTAACCCTCGTCACGCATGACTTTTACGGCGCTACGCAAGATGTCGTTGTTGGCACCTTTGCCGTTCAGAATGACGAGTGATACGGGAAACTGCTCCATGGCGGACCTCAGGAAATGTAATTGAATTCTGAGTGTATCGTATGTGTGGGATTTGCGGGTAAGAACAGGCTGAGTCTGCGGCGTTTAGCAAAAAAGAAGGCCTGCGGAAGGGAGATTCCACAGGCCAATGAGGTGGTTCTTGGTACATATCCGTCATACTTCAAATTGTAGATGCGTTGGCTTTCCTCGTTCACCCCAGTCACTTACTTGAGTAAGCTCCTGGGGATTCACTGCGTCGCCGCCTTTCTACAATTCGAATTATTAGGATATAGCTAGCATTTATGGGTTATGTTTTTCAGCCCGGCGATAATAACCGCAACAAGCGAAGCGGTATGTGATCGGTTTCTAAGAAATGTCCTGGCGTGAAAAAATACCCCAAATTAACTAGTTAGCATGCGGATCGCGTGAGGTCTGACCGGCTAAATTGCGCATCAGCAGCGCATAATCCAGCGAGACATCTTCCGGCACAGGCATCCATACGGTGTGACCGTCGCCCGGTGCAACGTCAATCGGCTGCGCCTT
Coding sequences within:
- the fbaB gene encoding class I fructose-bisphosphate aldolase; the encoded protein is MTDIAQLLGKDADSLLQHRCMTIPADQLHLPGSDYVDRVMVDNNRPPAVLRNMQTLYNTGRLAGTGYLSILPVDQGVEHSAGASFAANPLYFDPKNIVELAIEAGCNCVASTYGVLASVSRRYAHRIPFLVKLNYNETLSYPNTFDQTLYASVEQAFNMGAVAVGATIYFGSPESRRQIEEISVAFERAHELGLVTVLWAYLRNPDFKKDGVDYHVSADLTGQANYLAATIGADIVKQKMAENNGGYKAVNFGYTDDRVYTKLTSDNPIDLVRYQLANCYMGRAGLINSGGAAGGETDLTDAVRTAVINKRAGGMGLILGRKAFKKSMSEGVKLINAVQDVYLDGKVGIA
- a CDS encoding ABC transporter permease; this encodes MTVSFGTPQLTAADERSLRVKRAGLRAVGFIGKMARNPLTAIGGGIVFLLLMVAIFAPWIAPYNPLVQDLNRALTAPNATHWFGTDEFGRDIFSRLVYGSRITLYIVLLVSVTVGPLGLLLGVTAGYFGGKVDMVLMRITDIFISFPSLVLALAFVAALGPGLEHVVIAITLTAWPPIARLARAETLSLRQADFISAVRLQGASPVRVLWRHIVPLCMPSVIIRITMNMAGIILTAAGLGFLGLGAQPPEPEWGAMISSGRTYMMECWWVVTIPGLAILINSLAFNFLGDGLRDILDPRSE
- a CDS encoding ABC transporter ATP-binding protein; its protein translation is MIEVSQLNLTFGEGAKTNQVLFDVNFNVGRGEIFGLVGESGSGKTTVLKCLAGLFTHWQGKLVIDGTELEHKISRERCRMVQMVFQDPYGSLHPRHTIGDILEEPLQIHGFTDRDRRINMMLDKVGLNRAFRSRYPHQLSGGQRQRVAIARALILEPEVLLLDEPTSALDVSVQAEILNLLSDLQQESKLTYLMVTHDLGVIAHLCHRVGVMQHGKILESLSTDNLISGAAQNPYTQMLVNASRQYSREMASQVAKF
- a CDS encoding ABC transporter permease, whose protein sequence is MSMILLAPGGRARRFSKRLTQVLITLFGLLLLTFFIGRVMPIDPVLAIVGPDADQSTYQQVYHQLGFDQSLATQFWIYLGGLLHGDLGNALLTGKPVVDDILRVFPATLELATVAIIVGAGLGIPLGVWAAARRNSVVDYAVRIISLAGYSTPIFWVGMMGLLLFYAWLGWVGGAGRIDLGLDGVVPRRSGLLLVDALLAGNSAVFFNALNHLILPASLLGFHSMAYISRMTRSFMLAQLSQEFIITARVKGLTERQVIWNHAFRNILVQLLTVVALAYGSLLEGAVLIETVFSWPGFGSYLTGSLLLGDMNAVMGCVLVVGVIFVLLNLLSDMLYQLFDPRTKS
- a CDS encoding mandelate racemase family protein yields the protein MKIESVNVTVFTYPTRRVSDSAGHSHPGPESLAKMAMLTITTDEGDCGYSFAPPEVVRPYVVNAFFRKVLVGQDPFNRERIWQDLVHWQRGSAHQLTERALSFVEQALWDLIGRKLKVPVYKLLGGFRDKVPAYGSTMCGDELEGGLSTPDEFGQFAEKLVARGYKAIKLHTWMPPVAFAPDPKMDVKACAAVREAVGPDIDLMLDGYHWYSRSQALYIGKALEKLNFAWFEEPMEEESMASYVWLSENLSIDVVGPESLGGKHHSRADWVKAGACDILRAGANGVGGIAPTMKVAALAESFGMDCEVHGNGAASLAVVGAIRNCRWYERGLLHPFLEYDEPAAYLNSIVDPMDADGFVHLPQRPGLGEDINFEYIEMNAVSRD
- the yegS gene encoding lipid kinase YegS encodes the protein MEQFPVSLVILNGKGANNDILRSAVKVMRDEGYTLHIRVTWEQGDAIRYVKEASSLGVDTVIAGGGDGTINEVATALAQLAPERRPVLGILPLGTANDFATSVGIPQDLDKALQLAIVGKGVDIDLVQVNESAFFINMATGGFGTRITTETPEKLKAALGGIAYFVHGLIRLDTLKPDRCEIRGENFEWQGDALVIGIGNGRQAGGGQELCPQALINDGLLELRIFTGEELLPAIFKTLTQPDDNPNIIDGRSSWFEITAPHDITFNLDGEPLTSQKFRIDIHPNALSCRLPPNCPLLG
- a CDS encoding ABC transporter substrate-binding protein, whose translation is MNRSSRLGAWLLTLLFMLGSGSAVAKTPPDQLIIGMNMNNLLTLDPAAMTGNEVVGLVVNLYDSLVELDPAKLTNVRPALAKSWEISPDGNRLTFHLRDGVKFHSGNVLSADDVVWSMRRVLHLNLAQASVWKSYGFSKKNVDEHVKALDASTVEITLPKANDPQLVIYSLAALGSVVVLDSKTVEQHVQNDDWGNRWLTTNEAGSGPFSLEVWQAKDVLRMKRNPDYWRGEPKLARVVFRHFQESQTLRLMIAKGDLDIASNMAVSDVNALRKDPELTVDAVKKGTIYYVAMSMKEPHFANPKVREAVRYLIDYQGINKALMPGYGVLHQRPIQSGMPATLPNPGYALDIPRAKKLLAEAGYPDGFDTTLRVLADQPFLNIAIAVQSTLMQAGINAKIVTGTGNQIYGAMRERKFDMLVGRGGSGVEPHPHSSLRSLVYNPDNSDAARLTNFQGWRTSFYDKQINQQIDQALVERDPAKQLEEYQAIQTRYDELIPALLPLSQMVDSVVVRNEVQNYQPHPSATTFLRDVYKTQTAENGENKG
- a CDS encoding ABC transporter ATP-binding protein; this encodes MTSSILAANNSPQLLDVRDLNVTFVNGRQQTHAVRGVSFQLGREKLAIVGESGSGKSTVGRALLQLHPKKAQITADRMQFGDVDLLNATDAQMRNVRGKRISMIMQDPKYSLNPVMCVGDQIAEAWLTHHRVGHKEAKQKVLEMLEVVRIRQPERVYNLYPHEVSGGQGQRIMIAMMLITDPEMVIADEPTSALDVSVRLQVLALLDDLVQSRGLGLIFISHDINLVRSFCDRVLVMYAGRVVESIAAKDLDNAQHPYTQGLISALPDMDKRRAHLPVLQRQASWLTQ